A window of the Verminephrobacter eiseniae EF01-2 genome harbors these coding sequences:
- a CDS encoding DUF4212 domain-containing protein, translated as MMLPPPADQPDRPMASPFPPELHDVRHLWLKAGLLLLWALVSFGASYFARDLQTLVLGVWPLGYWIVAQGAVLVFIAIVVVYAWAMNRFERQDQQRQDHRRQMPEPAPGNADHPHGW; from the coding sequence ATGATGCTGCCCCCGCCCGCAGACCAGCCCGACAGACCCATGGCAAGCCCGTTCCCGCCCGAACTGCACGATGTGCGCCATCTCTGGCTCAAGGCCGGATTGCTGCTGCTGTGGGCGCTGGTGTCGTTTGGCGCCAGCTACTTCGCCCGGGATTTGCAGACCCTGGTGCTCGGTGTCTGGCCGCTGGGCTACTGGATCGTCGCCCAGGGCGCGGTGCTGGTGTTCATCGCCATCGTCGTGGTTTACGCTTGGGCCATGAACCGCTTCGAGCGCCAGGATCAGCAGCGCCAGGACCATCGGCGCCAGATGCCGGAGCCAGCGCCCGGCAACGCCGATCACCCCCATGGCTGGTGA
- the ppsA gene encoding phosphoenolpyruvate synthase, translating into MSALFSPTALVVPFENLRMTDVEAVGGKNASLGEMISQLPQGVRVPTGFATTAHAFREFLKHGALAERIDARLSRLDTEDMRALAAAGAEIRALVQAQPFPDELRQALASEFARLSAGNPGASFAVRSSATAEDLPDASFAGQQESFLNVLGLDEVMHRMKQVFASLYNDRAISYRVHKGFAHAGVALSAGVQRMVRSDLGAAGVMFTIDTESGFSDVVFITSSYGLGETVVQGAVNPDEFYVHKPMLRAGKQALIRRNLGSKLVQMVYAQEQTRGGQRVRTVEVPAEQRNRYSLTDAEVGQLAHYALVIEQHYGRAMDIEWGKDGSDGLLYILQARPETVKSQAKGQAELRYQLKGRGAVLAEGRAIGQKIGTGPVRLVHSIADIGQVQPGDVLVTDMTDPNWEPVMQRASAIVTNRGGRTCHAAIIARELGIPAVVGCGDATGRLKDGMLVTVSCAEGDTGRIYDGLLDTEVTEVPRGAMPAVATKIMMNVGNPQLAFDFAQLPNDGVGLARLEFIINNNIGVHPKAILDYPLIDADLKQAVESVARGHASPRAFYVDKVAEGVATIAAAFYPKPVIVRLSDFKSNEYRKLIGGSRYEPEEENPMLGFRGAARYLSEDFGAAFAMECEALKRVRNDMGLSNVQLMVPFVRTLAQAERVTSLLASHGLQRGQDGLKLIMMCEVPSNAILAERFLAFFDGFSIGSNDLTQLTLGLDRDSGLELLAQDFDERDPAVQALIHQVIQACLAQGKYIGICGQGPSDHPDFAQWLADEGISSISLNPDSVIATWHQLASRAQPRAS; encoded by the coding sequence ATGTCTGCACTTTTCAGCCCGACCGCCCTGGTCGTACCGTTTGAAAACCTGAGAATGACCGATGTCGAGGCCGTGGGCGGGAAAAACGCCAGCCTCGGCGAGATGATCTCGCAGCTACCGCAGGGCGTGCGTGTGCCGACGGGCTTTGCCACCACGGCCCATGCGTTTCGCGAATTCCTCAAGCACGGCGCGCTGGCCGAGCGCATCGATGCCAGGCTCAGCCGCCTCGACACCGAGGACATGCGCGCCCTTGCGGCTGCGGGGGCCGAGATTCGCGCGCTGGTGCAAGCCCAGCCCTTCCCGGACGAACTGCGGCAGGCGCTGGCCAGCGAATTTGCCCGGCTCAGCGCCGGCAACCCCGGCGCATCGTTTGCCGTGCGCTCGTCCGCCACCGCCGAGGACCTGCCCGATGCCTCATTTGCCGGCCAGCAGGAGAGCTTTCTGAATGTGCTCGGCCTGGACGAAGTCATGCACAGGATGAAGCAGGTGTTTGCTTCGCTGTACAACGACCGCGCCATCTCCTACCGCGTGCACAAGGGCTTTGCACATGCCGGCGTGGCCCTGTCGGCCGGTGTGCAGCGCATGGTGCGCTCCGACCTGGGCGCGGCCGGCGTGATGTTCACGATCGACACCGAATCCGGCTTTTCCGACGTGGTGTTCATCACCAGCAGCTACGGCCTGGGCGAGACGGTGGTGCAGGGCGCCGTGAACCCCGACGAGTTCTACGTGCACAAGCCCATGCTGCGCGCCGGCAAGCAGGCGCTGATCCGGCGCAACCTGGGCAGCAAACTGGTGCAGATGGTGTATGCCCAAGAGCAGACCCGGGGCGGCCAGCGGGTCCGGACCGTGGAGGTGCCCGCCGAGCAGCGCAACCGTTATTCGCTGACCGACGCCGAGGTCGGGCAACTGGCGCACTACGCGCTGGTGATCGAGCAGCACTATGGCCGCGCGATGGACATCGAATGGGGCAAGGACGGCAGCGACGGCCTGCTGTACATCCTTCAGGCCAGGCCCGAGACCGTCAAAAGCCAGGCCAAGGGCCAGGCCGAACTGCGCTACCAGCTCAAGGGCCGGGGCGCCGTGCTGGCCGAAGGCCGCGCGATTGGCCAGAAGATCGGCACCGGCCCGGTGCGCCTGGTGCACAGCATTGCCGACATCGGCCAGGTCCAGCCCGGCGATGTGCTGGTGACCGACATGACCGACCCGAACTGGGAGCCTGTAATGCAGCGCGCCAGCGCCATCGTCACCAACCGGGGCGGGCGCACCTGCCACGCGGCGATCATTGCGCGTGAACTGGGCATCCCCGCCGTGGTCGGCTGCGGCGACGCGACCGGGCGCCTGAAAGACGGCATGCTGGTCACCGTCAGTTGCGCCGAGGGCGACACCGGCCGCATCTACGACGGCCTGCTCGACACCGAAGTGACCGAGGTGCCGCGTGGCGCGATGCCGGCCGTGGCGACCAAGATCATGATGAACGTCGGCAACCCCCAACTGGCGTTCGACTTTGCCCAGTTGCCCAACGACGGCGTGGGCCTGGCGCGCCTGGAGTTCATCATCAACAACAACATCGGCGTGCACCCGAAGGCCATTTTGGACTACCCGCTGATCGACGCCGACCTCAAGCAAGCCGTCGAATCCGTGGCCCGTGGCCATGCCAGCCCGCGCGCGTTCTACGTCGACAAGGTCGCCGAAGGCGTGGCCACGATTGCGGCGGCGTTTTATCCCAAGCCGGTGATCGTGCGCCTGTCGGACTTCAAGAGCAACGAGTACCGCAAGCTCATCGGCGGCAGCCGCTACGAGCCCGAGGAAGAAAACCCGATGCTCGGCTTTCGCGGCGCGGCGCGCTACCTCAGCGAGGACTTCGGCGCCGCCTTTGCGATGGAATGCGAGGCGCTCAAGCGCGTGCGCAACGACATGGGCCTGAGCAATGTGCAACTGATGGTGCCCTTTGTGCGCACGCTGGCGCAGGCCGAGCGCGTCACCTCTTTGCTGGCCAGCCACGGCCTGCAGCGCGGGCAGGACGGGCTCAAACTGATCATGATGTGCGAAGTGCCGAGCAACGCCATCCTGGCCGAGCGGTTTTTGGCGTTCTTCGACGGCTTTTCCATCGGCTCGAACGACCTGACCCAGCTCACGCTGGGCCTGGACCGCGACTCGGGCCTGGAACTGCTGGCGCAGGACTTCGACGAGCGCGACCCGGCCGTGCAAGCGCTGATCCACCAAGTCATCCAGGCCTGCCTGGCGCAGGGCAAGTACATCGGCATTTGCGGCCAAGGCCCCAGTGACCACCCGGACTTTGCGCAGTGGCTGGCCGACGAGGGCATCTCGTCGATCTCGCTCAACCCGGACAGCGTGATCGCCACCTGGCACCAGCTTGCAAGCCGCGCGCAGCCACGGGCAAGCTAA
- the ppsR gene encoding posphoenolpyruvate synthetase regulatory kinase/phosphorylase PpsR yields the protein MHSRTVFFVSDGTGITAETFGNAILAQFEMKPRHVRLPFVDTVDKAHQAVRQINHCGEVEGKKPIVFTTLVNMEVLKTLQDGCQGMLLDMFGTFVHPLEQELGIKSHHRVGRFSDASHSKEYSDRIAAINFSLAHDDGQSHHDLAGADVILVGVSRSGKTPTSLYLAMQCGLKTANYPLIPEDFERRQLPPALEPHRKKIFGLTIQAERLAEIRNERRPNSRYASLDNCRAEIAGAEAMMRRSSIRWLSTTTKSIEEIATTILQELRPERLVY from the coding sequence ATGCACTCGCGCACCGTATTTTTCGTCTCCGACGGCACCGGCATCACCGCCGAGACCTTCGGCAACGCCATCCTCGCCCAGTTCGAGATGAAACCGCGCCATGTGCGCCTGCCCTTCGTCGACACCGTGGACAAGGCCCACCAGGCCGTGCGGCAGATCAACCACTGCGGCGAAGTGGAAGGCAAAAAGCCCATCGTCTTTACCACGCTGGTGAACATGGAAGTGCTCAAGACCCTGCAAGACGGCTGCCAAGGCATGCTGCTGGACATGTTCGGCACCTTCGTGCACCCGCTGGAGCAGGAACTGGGCATCAAGTCGCACCACCGTGTGGGCCGTTTCAGCGACGCCAGCCACAGCAAGGAATACAGCGACCGCATCGCGGCCATCAACTTCAGCCTGGCGCATGACGATGGCCAGAGCCACCACGACCTGGCCGGCGCCGACGTGATCCTGGTCGGCGTCAGCCGCAGCGGCAAGACCCCGACCAGCCTGTACCTGGCGATGCAATGCGGCCTGAAGACCGCCAACTACCCGCTGATTCCGGAGGACTTCGAGCGCCGCCAACTGCCGCCGGCGCTGGAGCCGCACCGCAAGAAGATCTTCGGCCTGACGATCCAGGCCGAGCGGCTGGCGGAAATCCGCAACGAGCGCCGCCCGAACTCCCGCTATGCCAGCCTGGACAACTGCCGCGCAGAAATCGCCGGGGCCGAGGCCATGATGCGCCGATCGAGCATCCGCTGGCTGTCGACCACCACCAAATCGATCGAAGAAATCGCCACCACCATCTTGCAGGAGCTTCGGCCCGAGCGGCTGGTGTACTGA
- a CDS encoding VC_2705 family sodium/solute symporter — protein MAGEHGSGSVAGDRAYLWRLHRILALYVAGVLGFLALMVWAERQGLSRHWIGPIFLFVTVMVYAAIGVYGRTTDPQDYYVAGRRIPPMYNGMATAADWMSAASFISLSGALYLQGFSGTPGHAGGLAYLLGWTGGFCLVAMLIAPQLRAMGLYTVPDFFAVRFGGRWPRIIAALAAVLCSFTYVVAQIHGVGLIASRLTGVQFEIGIMLGLGGVLLCSFLGGMRAITWTQVAQYVVLLLAFMIPVSWLAYKQLGNPLAFLVYGQQISKIAGLEAQLMDSAAEHQVVQTYLQRAEDHRQRLQDVPAALALEREKLHQRIRALRAQNADVGLIIAANRELAALPRDADAARARWSREMQENYERARPLGGLPAHSQAYPGDPDGTPQEQRDYELARRNFLALMFCLMVGTAGLPHLLTRYYTVPSVAAARASVGWSLFFIALLYLSAPALAVLVKFEVMQNLVGSSFATLPNWIAQWARMDSSLLSVQDVNRDGLIQLGEIRLGTDLIMLATPELGGLPYVVSGMVAAGGLAAALSTADGLLLTISNALVRDLYFQGQQRQASPEQRVILTKFTLLLVALTAAFVAALKPSAILTMVSASFSLAASAFVPVMVLGIFWRGTTRQGAVAGMLGGLGVTVYYMLSLLSHLPMMRVLPDGLLPDGLWFGIEPISAGVFGVPCGLLLTVLVSWITRPAEAPPRIRCKT, from the coding sequence ATGGCTGGTGAGCACGGCTCCGGTAGCGTGGCGGGCGACCGCGCCTACCTGTGGCGGCTGCACCGCATCCTGGCGCTGTATGTGGCCGGGGTGCTGGGCTTTCTGGCGCTGATGGTCTGGGCCGAGCGCCAGGGCCTGTCGCGCCACTGGATCGGCCCGATCTTCCTGTTCGTCACGGTGATGGTCTACGCCGCCATCGGCGTGTATGGCCGCACGACCGACCCGCAGGACTACTACGTCGCCGGGCGGCGCATTCCGCCGATGTACAACGGCATGGCCACCGCCGCCGACTGGATGAGCGCCGCCTCCTTCATCAGCCTGTCCGGGGCGCTGTACCTGCAGGGCTTTTCGGGCACGCCGGGACATGCGGGCGGGCTGGCCTATCTGCTCGGCTGGACCGGCGGCTTTTGCCTGGTGGCGATGCTCATCGCGCCGCAGTTGCGGGCCATGGGGCTGTACACCGTGCCCGACTTCTTTGCGGTGCGCTTCGGCGGGCGCTGGCCCCGCATCATCGCCGCGCTGGCGGCCGTGCTGTGCTCCTTCACCTATGTGGTCGCGCAAATCCATGGCGTCGGGCTGATCGCCTCGCGCCTGACCGGAGTGCAATTCGAGATCGGGATCATGCTCGGCCTCGGGGGCGTGCTGCTGTGCTCGTTTCTCGGCGGCATGCGCGCGATCACCTGGACGCAGGTGGCGCAATACGTGGTGCTATTGCTGGCGTTCATGATCCCGGTATCGTGGCTCGCCTACAAGCAATTGGGCAACCCGCTGGCGTTTCTGGTCTATGGCCAGCAGATCAGCAAGATTGCCGGCCTGGAGGCGCAGCTGATGGACTCTGCGGCCGAGCACCAAGTGGTGCAAACCTATCTGCAGCGCGCCGAGGATCACCGGCAGCGGCTGCAGGACGTGCCGGCCGCGCTGGCGCTCGAGCGCGAAAAGCTGCATCAGCGCATCCGCGCGCTGCGCGCCCAGAACGCAGATGTGGGCCTGATCATCGCGGCCAACCGCGAACTGGCGGCGCTGCCCCGCGACGCTGACGCGGCACGCGCGCGCTGGAGCCGCGAGATGCAGGAAAACTACGAGCGCGCGCGCCCGTTGGGCGGCCTGCCGGCGCACAGCCAGGCCTATCCGGGCGACCCCGATGGCACGCCGCAGGAGCAGCGCGACTACGAACTGGCGCGGCGCAACTTTCTGGCGCTGATGTTCTGCCTGATGGTGGGCACGGCGGGCTTGCCGCATCTGCTCACCCGCTACTACACCGTGCCCTCGGTGGCGGCGGCACGCGCATCCGTGGGCTGGTCGCTGTTCTTCATTGCGCTGCTGTACCTGAGCGCCCCGGCCCTGGCCGTGCTGGTCAAGTTCGAGGTCATGCAAAACCTGGTGGGCAGCAGCTTCGCGACGCTGCCGAACTGGATCGCGCAATGGGCGCGGATGGACAGTTCCTTGCTGTCGGTGCAAGATGTCAATCGCGATGGGCTGATCCAGTTGGGCGAAATCCGGCTCGGCACCGACTTGATCATGCTGGCCACCCCGGAACTGGGCGGTCTGCCCTATGTGGTGTCGGGCATGGTGGCGGCCGGCGGCTTGGCGGCGGCGCTGTCCACGGCCGACGGCCTGCTGCTGACCATCAGCAATGCGCTGGTGCGGGACCTGTATTTTCAGGGCCAGCAGCGGCAGGCCTCGCCCGAGCAGCGGGTGATCCTGACCAAGTTCACGCTGCTGCTGGTGGCCTTGACGGCGGCCTTCGTCGCGGCGCTCAAACCCTCGGCGATACTGACCATGGTGTCGGCCTCGTTTTCGCTGGCGGCATCGGCCTTCGTGCCGGTGATGGTGTTGGGCATCTTCTGGCGCGGCACCACCCGGCAAGGGGCGGTGGCGGGCATGTTGGGCGGGCTGGGTGTTACGGTGTACTACATGTTGTCACTATTGTCGCACTTGCCTATGATGCGGGTCTTGCCCGATGGGCTGTTGCCCGACGGACTCTGGTTCGGGATCGAGCCGATTTCTGCGGGCGTGTTCGGTGTTCCTTGTGGACTGCTGCTGACCGTGCTCGTGAGCTGGATCACGCGGCCGG